The region AGTGAATAACAATGTCCCAAAAGTAATATCAATTAACTATCAGCATAAAATGAAATAGTATCAGTCAGTAAACCATAAGAAACACAACTTACCATTCAGACgattgaaaacaattttaacaaCAGAACAACCAACTTCCCATCGGGATTTTAGCTCATACCGTTTGAAATCCCAAACCTGCATATGCAAGCATTATTAGAAAAATGAAACTTTGAGCTCAATGTCGCCTGCAAAGTCATCATATGAAGCATCATCCAATAGTAAAAGTAATGATGAAGTCGATGATCATATTTCCAAACAGGCGAATAATTGAAGACACAAAGACGAACAAATACAAATTCCAAGAAGGATATTCGAACCTTTATGTCTCCTTGATATCCAGCACTTATCATTAGAGTATTTGTTGAATCACAAGCAATTCCAACCACTTCTCCATCGTGGGCACAGCTTCTTCTCGCTGAAGTATCTCGGTAACTGCCACGGCTGATTCCTGACTGAAGATTAAATCGCTCAATCCAACCACCTGCAGTGCCTAGTATGGCAAAATTTCCACATGCACTAATGGCGCAGGCCTGTTGCAAGACAAATGCTCATAGATTATtgaaaataatcaataaattgACGCATTCTAGAAGTTTACATGCTTTCCAAATTCTAATTACAGCAAATAAACTTCACCATAAGGTAATGATCGCCAAAATGTTTAAACCAAGGTGGTTTGACTGTGTACTCGTATATAAGAAACAGAATAGGAACTAAATAGAATCTAAAAGAAGGAAAAAATTATTTCATGTTCAAATGTCCATGTCTGATTcttttcaaaagaaaagtttctcaTCCATTGCCAAGCCTCAAAGAAAAGAAGTTTGTGTACTACGATGCATACATTAAGTTTCAAAAACTGACAAATAGAAGTTGAAATAGATCAAAATTATAACCTTAACAGGTGTTGGATTTTCGGCACTGGGTTTAAGAATATGCTCGCCGAGAACAAAGTTTTGAAGTCTCCACACATACGCCTGTGCAGTATCCATGTGACACGTAACCACATTACACCAATCTCGCTCTCTAATTTCAGCTACATGGTTTTCATAATAACCGGGgaaaaaacaattaaaattcATAGACAGAAAATGGAAGATTTTTTTCCCCGTTTTTAGTTCATAAAAGGCAttaataaagtattaaacaaagtaATTCAATAAGAAGCTTACCACAGTCAAACCCAATAACAGGCTTCAATTTTATCTCTTCTACCTGAAAGTAAGCAAATAAAACATAGAAATGCCTATTATTCGTCAAAGAAATTGATGAGTAATCTTTTGTAAAAAACAAAGCCCATGAACATATGCAGCTGTTGCCACATTCATACCTTCATCTTCAGTTTCTTGGCTCGTTTCGACACATGGCGTTGGGAGAGCTCTCTACTTTGTTGATCCTAATTGTATCATGTAATTCCAGAATAAATAAGAATTGCccataaataaaaaacataatttagTTAATAAGCTAAGGAAAGATTGAGACTGATCTTTTAGCCATAGCCAAAATACACAGAAAGTCAACAGAAGATATTGCAGAAAACAAAAACACTACTATATATTTTGGTAAGATACATTTACCAGGAAAGCACagctaaaaattaaatataacatgttattttttaatttaagatAAAGTTGTGGCATTACTGTTATTTGATCTAAGAGGGTTTAAGACTGTCCTAATTTCATGTTTGATTAAGAAGTAATGTACACTCGTGTAATTTTCACAGGAGACATTTTGTTTCTAAAACTGTAACACTTTCAAGTAATAGTAGTTTCTGTTTCttatcaaataataaaaaatcaaaaagtaaaccttaaaaaaaaaggaaaaaaaaagtttgttGACATGTCATGCGTGATGACAAACCTGGATCACAGAGAAAAGGCGAAAGGCGCGATCCTGTCCAGCTGATAAAATGTGTCTTCCATTGGAATAGAACCTATAATAGATGAAGAGAACATTTATATACCTACAAAAGGATGCCAAGTGGAATGCAACTGGACTCTAACAAAAGCTCATACAATGAATTGGGAGAAAAAAGGGTGAAAAAGTACTACAAGTGACAATGGAAAAGTGTGGAACTTAAGGTTGAAGACTGTTGGAAAGAATATCAAATTTGACACAAGCAGATAAAATGCAAAACAAGACTACCATATTAAGCAATACAAAATACAACAAATATGAACCTTCCTTTTGAAATATGAGTAACAAACTAGTAGATCAAGATGAAAGGCACCCAAGAAATGAGAGAAATGtaaaaacaaacaaacacaaGCTAAACAATATAAAAAACCAAATGAAAAGAAAAATGGTATTACTTTATGCATTTTGGCGGAGCACTATGGCCGCTTCGAAAACGTAGAAGACGAGGATCTCCATCACTTGTGTCAAAAATCCACATCTGCAGAAAAAATTCTGAGTGATCAGCAAATCAATTGCATTGCCATAAGAATAATTCAACTCATCAAGTTAAAGTAAAATTTTAGCATCCAAGATCAGAAAAATGAACAGATTTATCTGTCTATTTAATCCAATCGATATCTTATTAATACTTATAACTTGGAGTTTATAAAGTGCAATAGAAGTTCCATAAATGGGTCTGTCAAAGAAATTAACTAAGGACACTGAATCATTGATAAGTCGTACTTTAATGGAATTGTCAGATGATGAACTCATTAATACGGGCTCATTGGCCAAGAAGTGGAGTGAAAGGATGGAACTATCATGAGCATCTCTTATAACTGATTGTAGCCTTCTTTTCTCAAGATTCCATATGCTTATGACACCAGACGAACCACCAGATGCTAGAAGAGGCTGTCCATCTGAATATCAAAAATGAATCCCAGCAAAAATCAGTAACCACTTTATTTAATCAGCACTACATAATTGAGTAATTATAAGATCAATGAGAAATGTCATTATCACATGAACTTCTCCACCTAAAACACATAAAATTTCAAGCATGAAACTTGCTTCTTTGTAGTAATTTATTGTGCCTTAATAGACTGCAGTTAGTAATGAAAcccacaagggcaattttgattACCTGTGCTAAAAGATAACGTGGTCACAGCACCTCGGGTTGAATGTGTAAACGTAACTAATTCTTCATCATAACGTATGTTGTGCACATGTACAGTTCCATCAGCACAACCAATAGCAACCACATCTAATGCTGGAGATGAAACACAACTTGTGATAGAAGAATTCCATCCCTTAAACTCGTATAGTCTTTTTTTTGTACTGATGTTCCAAAGCTGTAGAGAACCTTCTTGACTCCCAATAATAACCTGTTTAGAGGATTGTATTATGAGTTATTTTTTCATGAAAGAGATACACAATGAATTACACTTCGAAAAATGATTCCCACACTCGCTAAATTGCACCAAAACCTCTATATGAACAGAAAGTTACCTTGTTTAAGTAAGTATCAGGATGCATCATACAGTTAGGAGTAAAATTGTCATCTAGGATAATATGTCCAACTGGTGCAGGATTCTGGTCAATTTCCTTGAATGCCCATATAAAGAGATTACCTTCAATATCAACACTTAGAATGTGCTCTCCAAACAATAGCAAAGAATTGATCTTTGCTGGATGCCTACTCCAAGTTGATAcctgttaaataaataaaacaaaacattgattttcaAGAAACAAAGTATGACACTTGGAGAAGTAACTAACCATATATAGTTTACATTCAGTAAAACATAGAGCCATAGCAAAACAACTAGAAGAAAATTGAATTTTTTGGCTTCTGTAAGATAAATAAAGAGATTGAGGAATGAAAAACCTGATGAGCACGATTAAAAACAGCAATCTCATTCCCATGAGCAGCAAATGTGAGTTCTCGATGGGAGGCAAGAGCTCTGATCTTCTTTGGCAATTGTGGACCTTCACAGAaattaatttaaatgaatatgttgcATATCAACAAAGTCTCAaagattttacaaaaaaaa is a window of Humulus lupulus chromosome 4, drHumLupu1.1, whole genome shotgun sequence DNA encoding:
- the LOC133829582 gene encoding U3 small nucleolar RNA-associated protein 21 homolog, with translation MGIFEPFRAIGYITSGVPFSIQRLGTETFVTVSVGKAFQIYNCAKLSLVLVGPQLPKKIRALASHRELTFAAHGNEIAVFNRAHQVSTWSRHPAKINSLLLFGEHILSVDIEGNLFIWAFKEIDQNPAPVGHIILDDNFTPNCMMHPDTYLNKVIIGSQEGSLQLWNISTKKRLYEFKGWNSSITSCVSSPALDVVAIGCADGTVHVHNIRYDEELVTFTHSTRGAVTTLSFSTDGQPLLASGGSSGVISIWNLEKRRLQSVIRDAHDSSILSLHFLANEPVLMSSSSDNSIKMWIFDTSDGDPRLLRFRSGHSAPPKCIKFYSNGRHILSAGQDRAFRLFSVIQDQQSRELSQRHVSKRAKKLKMKVEEIKLKPVIGFDCAEIRERDWCNVVTCHMDTAQAYVWRLQNFVLGEHILKPSAENPTPVKACAISACGNFAILGTAGGWIERFNLQSGISRGSYRDTSARRSCAHDGEVVGIACDSTNTLMISAGYQGDIKVWDFKRYELKSRWEVGCSVVKIVFNRLNGLLATVSDDLVIRLFDVVALRMVRKFEGHTDRITDMCFSEDGKWLISSSMDGTLRIWDVVLARQIDAIHVDVAITALALSPNMDIFATTHVDQNGVYLWVNQSMFSGASNVDSYASGKEVVRVKLPSVSSAKDSADDDSEKPTVNALQSKDTATPFHSLDQQIPDLVTLSLLPRSQWQSLINLDIIKVRNKPIEPPKKPEKAPFFMPSIPSLSGEILFKPSELANEETKNDQAEKRSIKSDMPLSKFLQVLHSAAETKDFSTFTDHIKSLSPSTLDMELRMLEIIDEVDDDDDDDEKRPELLSIEMLLDYFIEEISCRNNFEFVQAVMRLFLKIHGETIRCKSGLQEKAKKLLEIQSRVWEGVDKLFQSSRCVLTFLTNSHIII